The Macadamia integrifolia cultivar HAES 741 chromosome 4, SCU_Mint_v3, whole genome shotgun sequence genome contains the following window.
GAGAGAAGGTAAGGAAGTTCATTGCTCTGTGTTCAAATCTGGGTTTCAGGGGAACCCATTTGTTGGGACTACTCTGATCTATATGTACTAGAGCGGAGGCGCAATTGACTCTGCTTATCAAGTGTTCTGTGAAATGCCTGTGAAGAATGTTGTTGTGTGAACATGGGTACATTTTAGTTAATGACATAGGATACGCTCGTAAGCTCTTTGATCTGACACTAGAACGTGATGTTGTGCTATGGACTACTATGGTTTCTGGGTATATGGAGTCAGGGGACAGGATAAGGGCACGGAAGGTCTTCGATGAGATGCCGGACCGTGATGTTATTACATGGAACACTATTTTGGTTGGGTATGTGAAAAATGAAGACTTCAGTGCGGCTGAAAAGTTGTTTGAAGAAATGCCTCAtagagaatcttctcttggaatGGGCTAATTGGAGGATATTCTCATCATGGTTGATTCTTTGAAGTTTtgggtacattcaagaggatgTTGACTGAGTCTGGTATCCTTCCTAATGATGTGACACTTGTGACCGCCTTGTCTGCTTGTGCAAGATTAGGAGCACTTGATATGGGTAGATGGGTACATGTTTATGCAGAGAGCTATGGGTTTAACCGGAATGTACGTGTAGGGAATGAATTGGTTGACATGTACTCAAAATGTGGGagcatagaaaatgtgatcgaTGTGTTCAACAGCATAAAATTTAAAGATTTGGTAACTTGGAACAGCATGATTTATGGATTAGCTATGCACAGAAGAGGTACTGATGCCTTGGATGCTTTTGATTGCCTGAGAAGTGTTGGGGAAAAACCAGATGCAATCACCTTCATTGGAGTTCTGTCTGCGTGTACTCATATGGGTTTGGTTGAGAATGGCATTTTGTATTTCCAGTTAATGACCGACGAGTACTCTATTGTTCCTCAGATTGAGCATTATTGTTGCATGGTTGATCTTTTAGCCCGGGCTGGTTTGCTGAACCAGGCTGTGGATTTTGTGAGGAGGATGCCTATAAAAGCATATAGTGTTATCTGGAGTGCTTTACTTGGTGCTTGTTGGGTCTATAAAAATGTTGAATTGGCTGAGATTGCTCCAAATAATCCTGCAAATTACGTTAcactttcaaatatatatatggagAATTTGGGAGATGGAAAGATGTGGCATGATTGAAAGTTCTTGCAAGGGAGATggggataaaaaaaatacaggGTGCAGTCTGATTGAGGTGAATGATGGATTTGAGGTTTTACTCATCAGATGAGAGGCATCCTCACAGAGAAGAGATTTATGATGTCTTGGGGGGATTAACCGAACTGTTGAAATCATATGGGGATGAACCTGATCTCAAGGATCTTGGGtaagaaaatggaagaagatAGAGAAGCTAGTGAAGTTTCAAATCTTTTGGGAGCGAAGGACCAAAAAGATTGATGAAAGAAATAGGTCTGTCtgacattttctttcttcttcttcttgtctttcCTTGATCTGTTCTATATAAATTCCATTGGCAGAAAACCAAATGCAAAAATGAGGGGCAACAGACCTTTTCTCAATGTTCTATGATAAGGAACCGCAGAACTATACACAATCAGAAGTTACAGCATCTGAACCTTCAGGGTCTTGTGAACAGTCTCCATTAACCAGTACTGGTTCATATTGTTTTTTCGTAGAAGAAACAGAACTGTTTTCATCATCAccctcatcctcatcatctttGTTCTTAGAATCAACTAGTTATTCCATCATTCAGACCATGATTCACAAGGCCCATAAGCTCGTTGGCTTTGTTTTTTCTGTATCACTGTTTTGGCCAGAGGAGGAGATTCTTTGCTTTCTGATCAGGGGTGAGCCCACATGATCCCATTTCCTTGAACCAAATTGCAGCACTTCCAGAGTCTCTATTCCTACAAATAGAATGTGAACCAGTACTACAAACTGCAAGTGAACtggataaaagaaaatggaatagAAACCAATAAAATCGAACTGAATACAAAAACAATTCTAATTTTGGCTGATTCTTATCTGGTCTCAAATTATAAATTAAATCGAATAAACCAGAAcagactgattgacacccttaatctaAATCATTatattgcttaaaaaaaaatttgttttgaaacaaaaagaaCTGAGCTCATAAgagccccccaccccccctgCCCCCccgcaaagaaaaaaaaaatgtagaataaTTCCATACGTAGTGGGTTAAAACAATAGTTATAAGCCCACCAAATTTGATGGATGGTCtattcataaaaaattatcTATATAGATAACTATAAATATGCATCAAGGTTTTAAGTATACAGTATTGATGGCCATATCGGTCTCAGCCAATAGTGATTTTGAAATGGATCGACTGTATCAGATCAGATTGGATCATtgtaaaacccaaaaaatactgatttcatcaatttttgaaccattttacaCTCTGACAATACATATATCACTGATCTCTGTTGGtatgataccaatacctaaatccatgataTTCATGGCAAATACATTTTCCTATGTTTATAAGATGGGCATGAGTGATGGTAGGCTCTATGAGACTAAAGCACTTAATTGGGCCACAGCCGGTATGTGTTTATATTGCCCCACAATTGACTGATCAACGACCGATAAGACCCACCCCCGTTGACAGTTGACACCCTTCTAAAGAGTCAAAGGTTAGCGAAAGGATAATGGCATTTTAGTAAAATTGGTGAGTAAACCATCCTGTGGACGTACGTGAAGAGGAGtggaatattattattattattttttctggaatatttatttagttttacaTTTTATTGTTATGGATAccttattttattcttctttcctaatagggtttctaattttttggaAGTTGAAATCttctataaaataataataaacggCTGTAGAGAGAGATTGGATGGCGACTCTAACGGCGACCGTCAGGTAATTAAAGGAATGCCGAATGGCTAACAGATGAGAAGTAATGGCTTAACGGCCGTTTTCCCTTTCCATTTTGTCGGATTATGTTCAGCACAGCCCCAAACTCGTCGTCTACCTCGAGATCCAGTCTTCACTTTTTCGATCCTCTGCAATGTCAAACTCTGAGCCGGACAAAATGCAggtatctctctctcaaagACCATTACAAACTCCACAGATCCATAACATGTCTTCTACCTCtgcatctctctttctctctatcaATGGATGGGGCTGAAGGATTGATGGACAGAGGGACCGTTTATCTAGAGCTTGCGGTAgctgagaaaaccctaattttttggATCTTTTTATCGACCCATGTGAGAAAGAGCTTTACCAAGTTAGGCAGTTACCCCCATTTtggtggataaaaaaaaaaatcatcctttTTTGCTGGGTAATGGACCATACGGCATCGACTCCATTGGATATGCTATATTCAGATCAATGAATCCTGTAACCTGAGAGACCCACTCGAGCTTGCATTGTTCTTTCCTTATGTTTGATCCTAAAAGGTTTTGTCTTGGGTagtttttcatttatttgtgCTTTTTTTCAGTGGAGAATTCATCAGAAGGTAACTTGAGGAAATAGAATGCAATTTTAACCCAGTTGGTCAATTACTGTTGGATGTTCATGActgtcattttatttatttattattttatttttttaaggaagaTCTGTATGTCTTTCTTAGGGTGATTAGAATCTCATGAgaccaaaatttgtttttgttaattTGATTAGAGCTTTGTCTCTTTTCTCAAACCTACCCCAAGATTGGGTAAATCTTAATTCCTATAAAAAAATGAGGCATCTGCGGGGTGGCGAGTGAATAGAGTCGTGCCTGTTGTGAGCTTGCAAGAGTTTACCGAGTCTGTTGTGAGCTTGAAACTATGTTGGATGCTTTTGCAAGAATTAACCGATTTtgtgaagaaggagaaagaataaGCTAGACTCCTGTTATTATTTTGTCAAATATAtcttgctttatgttgatgagtTCATTTCTTGATTTGATTTGCCTTCCGGCACATTATCCGTTTTCTGGTTCCTGGAAAGATatcttgttcttttatttatttcaatctGAGCTTTGTCAAATTGTTCCATCAGTCAGAGAATTTTATTTCCTTGCATTTTGTTGGGTCCTAATGGCCTTTCCTCTTGTTGGATTTACTTTAGTTATATCTAATTTTAAGACAGTTTAAGGCTTCTCCCATAGGATTCTGGTTTACTTGTTGGGTTGGTTGGTGGTGATTGAATGGTCATGATTCTACCAATCTTAGGTTACAGTTATTTTGATTCTATTGTAAGAGTTTGGTTATGCAGGTCTACCTTCTTGGCTGGTGTTTCTTGCATGAAATAATTTTACTTCTagttagtttctttttgtttattaatGAATAATGACTAATTTTTGTGTTTAATTGTTGTAAGGATTCAATTTTAGTCTTGTGGGAATGCATCGGAGAAGGAGTGGAAAATTTCAGGAAAGTGTCATGATACTGCCATTTCGACATCATTTAGTTAAGTTTCAGAAAAAACTGAGCTAAAAAATGCTGGAGACTGAATCAAGAGAATGCAGTGGGCTTGTGAATGACATGTCAGTTCAAGAAGTCCGAGCAAATGGGCTTTGCATGAAAACCTCGGAAGTTGAAGCAAAACTTGATGAGGGGAACATTTTGGAGGCAGAGTCTTCATTGCAGGAGGGTTTGTCACTCAACTTTGAGGTTAGTTTGTTAGAGATTCCTATCTTCCTCTGTTGATGTTTCCTTAGCATTAGATTTTCATGGGTATAGGAATGCCCAAGTTTCTCTTGAGAACAAATCATATTCTCCCATGGCCCTTTCCCATAGTATacaattatttctttatttttttatttatttttgcttcaGATCATCTGTgtatatatcttttttcttgCTCCAATGGTTTGGGTCATCATTTTCTAACATATGTTACACCTTGCTTTTGTGAGGAAACACTTAACAATTAGTAGGAGTAATGTGAGACCTCTCAAACCAGGGTAAGGCATCGGTTTTgtaaacacccaaaaaaaattactctAATAATACAGAAAGTTGTTCGCCTAGGTCACAAACTTGGGGCTGTACCACTAGGAAAACTTGAGATTGTGGAATCTCCAATTGATTTGTATGTAAGGCAATGAATAAACACTACAGAAGTAGATCAAATAAACAATATTATTATCTCTTATATATACTGAAGATGTACATTTGGTTTTGGATCTAATTTAGACTTTTAGGAATATGCTATAGAACCTAACCTCCAGTGAGAATTGCTATTTGAGAATCTTTGTAATGATTTGATATAGTGCATTGAGACTCCATGTTAAGATTAGACTTGCTATGCAATGGTGGTAACATAAATTGGCAGTTAAATGGGGTATCATGGGGTATACTtgtaaccatggttttaagtatcggtgcgtatcgtgccgtatcggccgatacgtatccgtatcggtagatatgtatccgtatcggtagggatcggcacgatacataccaatacgctacggggaattttgggcttctttttgtgtatcggcgtatcgtacgtatcgtatcgtgccctaccgtatcggtaccgatacgtacgatactctacgatacgaacttttgaaattttgaaaattcccgagagtatcggtacgtatcgaaggtatcgtgcagtatcgagccattttttgttgtttgaaacaaacacttcacactctcaccaacagttttctagattttttatatgttatgtaaaaacaagtgttctacaacttccatggaaattttttatttttctcaaaaaaatatatatttttaatttttttattccaaaattaatttttttttaaaaatccccaaaattgtttttttttttagaaaattttgtttattcaactcttaaaaataatgtcataacttataattactaaatacatgatttcaaatgaaacccacattttttccccaaaaaagtgagggtttcaatttttttttttatttcttagatctactcaaatatattggtccacactttgttgattttttatgttctttaaaaacatttaatctacaacttctataaaaaaaatttaatttttctacaatgaatgggagacccactaccataaatatttcactggggtaaatattgtgcatgtattcgacaagtgcagaatatcatcgtagttgctcctattgaagaagaaggtcctagccaaggatttgaaccaccacgacactcttcatggcACTCATCATAGTGGCAATGACAATGAGGAAAGGAATAACTGtaaaaactcaaacctcatcattttgaacatttttaactcaatatatttgtctatcaatacgataccctctacttaagtatttatgcattctacatgttatatatagctttttttaactatttttttatgcaaaagtgtataaaaatgtgttccctatccatttatgtgcgtatcttcgatacgatacgataccctccgatacgtatcttaattttgaccgaccgatacgacgatcgataccgatactttaatccttgactgaGACATGACTTGGTCCAGTTCTAGATCACACTAACACtccttgaaaccaaaatctAAACCAGACCGAATACCTGGTTccagaccgattgacacccttaggtctACTCCAACGAGACCCGGATCCTCGTGTGGATCATGACCTCCTGCACCACACCTAGTGAATGGTGTGAGATTGTTGTAGGTCATGGTCCAAGAGAGGATATGGCCTATACTCCAAcattcctctcctctctctctctctctctctctctctctctctctaaataaggGACAAGAATGTCTTTTTACAcgaaaaagtaaataaagagaGATACATGCATGGGAGTATTTGCGTAGGTCATATATCCGCATTGtaggttattatttttttactaacCAAGGTGTTTGGACCAGTTTACGCgtacctcgactaatcctcagcGAGACTAGCACAGTAACACACTGCCACGCATCGTAATTTATATATCCAGCTTATTGGaataaataatgaatctaaaatgcattttaaagtgagaaaataaagaaattcagGTTTCTAATTTATTGCATGCATAGTTTTCCtatcacatctctctctctctctctctctctctctctctctctctctctatctctaaatACAGTAACTACAGTGAAAAACATGATACTAATatacaagtgaaaaaaaaaaaaaatgtaacaaaGTGAAATCAAATTATAGAAAGAATGATGTTACAATCACTGAAGCATTATTCAAGTGTTTCTTCTAATTATTTGGTTATAATCAAACACCCCCTTCTTCTCCCAAGTGGCTTCTTTAGTTTCAAGagaaatgaaggagaagaagtgaAAATTATCAAACCTAAAATTCAAACTTTTATGATCATTATACAACATgattatataaaaatatttaaatttattgTCATAtatttttacatgtaatttttattttattttttaaaaataagcaaaatagattaaaatttaataattaaatatgaaataatttgcAATTAGTTGCATATCCATGTAAGGGTATTGatagcaaattttttttatcagatttgaaattttcattttcatttccttcaaTTCACTTTCAGAAATTCTTTTGCCACCAAAAAGAAGAAGTTAAATTGGATAAGAAAAGGAACAACCCTCTCAAGATCCTCCACACCACCACCCACATAAGGCGTTGGAGGACGCAATTGGTAGCGTGCAAGTTCACCGGTGCCCCAGGCCATCGCTTGGACCAGGAGGATCATCGATACCTATTAGGTGACGGTGGCGATCGGCATGTGCTGCTCTTGAACCCGATTTTATGAGTACATTTGATCTAGAAATCGCAGATGATTGATCAGTTGGAAACCTGGAGGAGATGTCCCTATTGGTGACGAAGCTGTAGGGATAGTCCATGAAAACTAGAGGTCGGGCTTTTGTTGACGAGAAGGACATGATCATAGAGCTCAGGAAGAGAACCAGGAGGAGGAATTGAGGAGGGTTGAACCTTGTGGTAGCCATCGAATAATGTAGCTTGGTACAGTCCCTTAACAGGCGTTGTTTTTTTCATACTGGTAACTTGGAAGAAGTTTATCATGAGAGTATAAAAAAGGTTCCTCCCATGGGTGTGTAGAACCTGactctaataaaaaaaaatgaaggaataaAAGAATTATTATACATTATCAAGGTTTTTAAAATTTGGCATTGATCTCAATTGATATTGATAGATATATTTATCCTTGTTTTtctaatagattttttttttgtttaatatatatatatatatatatcatttaaCCCTTCAATTGTACCATTAAATCGATctgatctgatttttaaaacttgAATTCAGGTAAAAGAATCGATTTATCGATCCACCCCTAAGATCGCAATGGATTCGAAAAACCCTAGGATCAGTTTTGAGTtcaaaaatctcaacaatctaTTGATCAAAACCAATGACAAATCAGCCGATCAAAATCAAGATTGATCACAGTAGATTCCGATACGACTTTCAAAACGAGAGGGGGAGAGATATTTTAGGAAGGGAATATGGGATAGAAGTTAGGGAGAGAAACACGAGGGGTATTGTTTAGTAAATGTCTCTATCAGAATAATTTTGTGTTGATTTATGGCCAGTCAGCAGTCAGCGATCAGCAATCAGCATTCGAATTAAAGAAGAAGCTGAAGGAAAAGGTGGAAGATTATTACATATAGGATGACTTTCTAGAAAGCACCACTTTGCCTTAACACAGATTAGAGCTGCAAGTCGGGGCCTAACCCGTCCAAGCCTGGCCTGGTCCAGGGCCGAGATTTCCGGGTGTAGAGTCAAGTgttgggcctgggctgaggCCAATTTGGGAGggcttctcttctttctctctctcccttttcttttctctattttagggTTGGGGATCACTACCTGGTCACACTGTTACTGTGTCAATGCACAGACCAACTGTGGAGGTACACAGGCATCCGACGAAAGGATAGAGTGGTCATTTTGTCACCATGTATCCGGGCATAGGGTGAGTGGCCCAAGTAGTGTTCTTTTCCCCATATTATTTATAGGAAATGCACTTATTGTCCCCTATCACAAGTAAAATATTTGTGTTCATATTAGTGTTGCGAAGTGCACATGCAAGAGCATTTAGCATTAACACTACAATAATTCGTGGTATTGATATAATGTaggcaaattttttttctttaaacagCCAATTTTACCCCAAGGACTTAATTATCTGTCATGTTGtgagattaattcaattttgTGGAGGCATTATCAACATCATTATCTATTAAGCCATTGTAAGTTTTAGCCCGATTCAAATCAGTATTGAATTGGTATCAACCTTGACTGATCTCGATCCCAGTCCTGATTCCATCTTCTCAACTTTGGCGGCAGTAGAGTGACTTAAacgcagttttttttttttaattaaaatggtagtgattgtttttttttttaatctagtaCTAGAGTGAACTTTaaatgcagtttttttttttctcttaattaaaATGGTAGTTTTTTTATCTAGTAAGAATGACAGATTCAGATCCaccatgaaagtggaaggtcaGAATCGTGGATGTAAGACACATTTTGAAGTtcgaaaatagaaaaatattagGTTTCAATATATGTTTTAGACCTAGAATCAATTCTGAGAATGCAAATCAAATATATAGCCCAAATTTAActgtaaaatatattatattttctgttcatttttatattattattttactatgtagtttctcctctctctctctctctttctcaaacACATGATAgttcaagtgaaaaaaaaaaaccccctttcTTCGTCaagctccatttggttgcaaggggattCAAAGGAAAcgattgaaaattttcaattctaagaagggtatttttgtaatcattatgcTCGGGATAATTTCTTAGAATgcatttttgaatttgaatgaattctaaaaatgtataccaaatataaccctaatatttaattaagttCGAAACTGTAGATAACTGAAACTCTAACTTCCCTGTGGGCATGGTTTGAGGTAAGGTTTTATATGGATGCTAACATCCATCGATAACGATTCTTAATCAATCTCATATCGATAAAATGGTatgaaccaaaagaaaaaaaatatattaaaaaaaatcaatttgatcCCAACTGATACAGACTTATCCGGATTAATATCCACAGTGACCGATACCATAAACTAAAACCATACCCCCACGAGTTACAAAACTCCCTCATAAACTTTTCCACGTGGCAAGTGTGTGTGACAAAAGTGCGAATAAGTATTATTAGATCTAGGACCTGACTTGAAAGTGGAGCGGGGATGCAATTATTGGACAATTTGCCTAAGTTTATCTCACCGCACCtaattttataataataatgatttattattattattattattattattatcaaccTTCCCCACATCACCCACCGGTAGGGGCCATTCACATTTATGGAAGAGCCAACAAAACCAAGGTAACGAGGAGTTTATTAGCATCCAATCTGTAATTCACCAACAATATTCGGTTTAagccttttttttgtttgttttaatttaaggTCGGAcaaattatattattatttaatacAGCCGTGCCTCTACCGTTGATCCCCTAtatctccatatatatatatatatatacatctcCTTTATTAAGTGACCCTGTAAAATAAGAAGCGGCCCtcaccaaataaataaaaacagaaaagagagatCTCTCACATCTGTTTATGAAActtatttcatcattttcacAGCAATTtatcaaacaaaaataataaatagaaacaGCAGATCAATTCATTGGTTAGGAAGGTAGCATAGTATATGCCGttctttttataataatattgGCATCCCGGCACAGGTCCACTATCACAGTATGTAATATATCGACTGAGTCAACAGAATGAAGCACAAGGGCAATATGGTCAATAAAAGAAGACAGCTGGAGCAGTAGAGAATCTAGAGAAGTAGAGATCACTCTTCACTGgcgagtgagagagagagagagaggagacagggtttgggttttagccATTGGGGTGTCAATTTCCAGCCTATATCGGATCCACAATAAGAGCCGACTGGTTCaacttgaaccaaaccagaaaTAGTAGAAACCGATCTAAacaggaaaaacaaaagaaaaaaaaattcaatgaagGAATATTTTTCCCTCAATAATTATTCTCGAGACAATTAGaaatatgatcaaaccaaaacGGGCCAAAACGGAAGAGTCaatggtttgggttggttttattTGATCTATTATCAGTTTAAACTGTAAAAAAAACCGATTCAAACCGGATGGAATCGACAGATTGACACCCCTTGGGGAACGTTGGTGGGTTTCAGTTTGGAGTCTTTGGACCGTTGATACAACGAAAGGACATAAAAGGGTAACGAAGTTTCCGGGGCCAACACCCCAACAAAACGAGCCGTTAGGGCGACTAGTCACAGGTTACAACTGGCACATGCCAATTACCAGTTATGCTTATGCCGAAATAAAGCCCTCCAAGTTCTTCTTTGCCGTTATAACCCTTTAATTCTTCTCTCAtccaaccctctctctctctctcacctctcTCACAAAGAGAGGGTCGCCGCGCCAGGGAATCAGGGAAGGGAGGCGGCAGGGGGAGAGGTAGGGGAGGGGTATCGTATCGAGTatcgatcatcttcttcttcttcgtccccTCTTTTCCTAACCTAGATCAGAGGCAAAACCCTATTGAGATAGAGAGATGGGGATAGATCAGAATCATAATGAGATGGGTGAGGATGTGGCTGATTTAATGTTCGCGAAGAGATCACGTTGCTGCTTCTGCATACCATGTTTCGGGTCCGACAGATCGAAAACCGGCGGTAGAGGTCCGGTTTGGTGGGAGAGAATCGGGAATCCTGACTACGACGAGCAGTTGGGTGCGACAAACAACCGAAACAAAAACTCCGATAACGAAGAGAAGAAGTGGTGGAGGACAGGTTTGAATGTATTATTGAAGGTTAGAGAGTGGTCGGAGATCGCGGCTGGTCCTCGCTGGAAGACTTTCATTCGAAGATTcaacaagaacaacaacaacaataaggGTGGTGGAGTAGGGTGGAAGAACGGGAAATTCCAATACGACGCTTTGAGCTATGCGCTTAACTTTGACGAAGGGCCGGGGGAAGAGGATCATAATGACGAGGATCGCCTCTACCGTGACTTCTCCTCCAGGTATGCTTCAATTCCTATCTCGAAGTCGTCTACGGATCTCGGCAGAGACGCTCCTACTTTCACGTAACCCACCATCAGTGAACTGATCACACAGAGGGAAAAGGTTCCCGGTGTCAGTTGAATGTGTCCGTTCAAGCTTCTGTGCGCGGCGTGTTAAGGGATCCACTCTGCGTTCCAACCGCCGGATTTTTCGTCCTTTGAATATACGATCCGCTCCTCGTTCGAACCGCCGGAgattcgtctttttttttttttttttttttttaggtttaatattttcttgtcatattcttttctaaaaaatctataaattaaTGTTACCATGGCGGTGGATGGGTGTAAACAGATGGGGTGGAAAATAATTAGTGAAAAttcatatatatgtatatgagTTGGGTTGGTTGATGAAGTctttatcctttctttcttttcttttctttttttttattaattttctgaAACAGTTGAGTTGAACAGTTTTATTCTCTTCAATCATCTTAAGCTTAttcttgtaagttgtaacccatattttaattttcatccaaaaaaaaacccatattttAATCTACTGAGAAAAATATTTGTAATTATTCTTTAAGTTTTGGTTTCCTATAAAATTTTATGAGGCttattatttgaaaaaaagaaaaagtcatGGGACCCATGGAATTCCCTAGAATTTTCCGGCTTGGCGACTGGCAGTTTCGTCAAAAAAGCCGCCAAATTTAGCTGTTATAAGTGGAAGAAGACGCCAGAAGCTTATCCGGGAGGAGTGTGTAGGAGTAGGTCCCTAATACGACACGCCACCCACCCACCACTCATCAATGTTTGAAAAATTGGAAATTCTGTGTACCGGCCGCCAAGATCTGACTTGACTTATATCCATCCCCCATGGTCTGCCCaaatagtcttttttttttttttttttttaatgcccTGATTCGTTCCATTTTACCGATATGGGGTAGCCCCCCAGTCTTGGGATCACTGGCTCCACGAGAACTGCAATTTTGGTTCCCTCCTCTCAGACGAgactcagaagaagaagaaagaatacgATTACGGGATTTCAACCGGAGAACGATGATCATTTTAAGAGAGATTGAGAGCAGAGAAACAGTTTTTGTCGCACCAATAGTTTCGAATTGGACTCTACCCACACATCTCGATTTCCAGTTCTTTCGCTTCGTGAACCCGTCCGTCGCAATCTCAGAAGTCAAATCGAGATGTTTAGCCATAGCTGTGAGCACGGAAGGGCAGCCGGCAGCGAGGGACGAAGACCGTTGTTTTATGAGTTGGTGTCGTTCGCGCAATCGCGCATCACTGTGCCTTGGCAGTTGGCACTACAACTCAGGGTTGATTTGACAGAAACATCCACACACGAAAGCCAGATAATGAGCACCGGCACTAGGGTCTAGACTAGGGGTGTTAATTCGTGGTCTAATccgactaaatcgatcgggatCGATCGTTTATAAACCGGCTCAG
Protein-coding sequences here:
- the LOC122076081 gene encoding uncharacterized protein LOC122076081 produces the protein MGIDQNHNEMGEDVADLMFAKRSRCCFCIPCFGSDRSKTGGRGPVWWERIGNPDYDEQLGATNNRNKNSDNEEKKWWRTGLNVLLKVREWSEIAAGPRWKTFIRRFNKNNNNNKGGGVGWKNGKFQYDALSYALNFDEGPGEEDHNDEDRLYRDFSSRYASIPISKSSTDLGRDAPTFT